From Coffea arabica cultivar ET-39 chromosome 2e, Coffea Arabica ET-39 HiFi, whole genome shotgun sequence, the proteins below share one genomic window:
- the LOC113731282 gene encoding glycine-rich RNA-binding protein GRP1A-like has product MAATDVEYRCFVGGLAWATTDQTLGDAFSQYGEIIESKIINDRETGRSRGFGFVTFRDEQAMRDAIEAMNGQNLDGRNITVNEAQSRGSGGGGGGGGFRGPRREGGGGGYGGGRREGGYGGGGGYGGGRREGGYGGGDRGYGGGGGSRYSRGGGASDGNWRS; this is encoded by the exons ATGGCCGCCACAGATGTTGAATACCGATGCTTCGTCGGTGGGTTGGCTTGGGCCACCACCGACCAAACTCTCGGAGACGCTTTCTCTCAGTACGGCGAAATCATCGAATCGAAG ATCATTAACGATCGCGAGACTGGGAGATCCAGGGGATTCGGGTTCGTGACCTTCAGGGATGAGCAAGCCATGAGGGATGCGATTGAGGCGATGAACGGCCAGAATCTCGACGGGCGTAACATCACGGTCAACGAGGCTCAGTCACGCGGCAGCGGCGGGGGCGGAGGCGGAGGCGGATTCCGCGGCCCACGCCGTGAGGGTGGAGGTGGTGGCTACGGAGGTGGCCGTCGCGAGGGAGGATACGGCGGTGGAGGTGGCTACGGTGGTGGCCGTCGCGAAGGTGGTTATGGAGGTGGTGACCGTGGCTACGGCGGCGGTGGCGGGTCTCGTTACTCCAGAGGCGGTGGTGCTTCAGACGGAAACTGGAGGAGTTAA